A segment of the Streptomyces sp. Tu 2975 genome:
CGCGCAGCGCCGCAGCGTAACCGCCGCTACCACCGCCGAGGATCACTAGGTCGAAAACGGTGCTGGCGTCGTTCGCCACGTCACGTCCTCCATGCATGTGCGCCGTTCGCCGGGCCCCCGTCTCGGGAGATGACCGGCCGGTCGGCTGGTGTTCGGCCGCTGTCTCTTCGGCCCTGTGGTGGGGGCCCTGTCCTGCCGAGAACCCATCTTCGCACTTGTTGACGGACGGCGGGACGCGGGGCCGGAGCTTGAGATGGTGAGCTTGAGCGCTTTTCCCCGTTACCGGGACGTAATGAAGGCGGGCCTGCAGCACGGGGGCGGGGCGGGGAAGAGGCGCCGCGCAGCGGCGCCCGCGGCCCCACCCGCCCCCCGTGCCGATACGGTCCGCTAGCCCAGGTCGCCCGCGGCGGTCCGCTCCGCCAGCTTCACCAGCGTGCGGATCGACGACCCGGTGCCGCCCTTCGGCGTGTAGCCGAACGGCGCGCCCTCGTGGAACGCGGGGCCCGCGATGTCCAGGTGCGCCCAGGTGATGCCCTCGCCCACGAACTCCTTCAGGAACAGGCCGGCCACCAGGCCGCCGCCCATGCGCTCACCCATGTTCGCGATGTCGGCGGTCGGCGAGTCCATGCCCTTGCGCAGCTCCGAGGGGAGCGGCATCGGCCAGGACGCCTCGCCGACCTCCTCGGCGATCTCGTGGATCGAGGTACGGAACGCGTCGTCGTTCGCCATGATCCCGAACGTGCGGTTGCCGAGCGCCAGCACCATCGCACCGGTCAGCGTCGCCACGTCGACGATCGCGTCCGGGTTCTCCTCGGACGCCCTCGTCAGCGCGTCCGCGAGCACCAGCCGGCCCTCGGCGTCGGTGTTGAGCACCTCGACCGTCTTGCCGCTGTACATGCGCAGCACGTCGCCGGGGCGGGTTGCCGAGCCGGACGGCATGTTCTCGGCGAGGGCCAGCCAGCCGGTGACGTTGACGGCGAGGCCCAGGCGGGCCGCCGCGACGACAGCGGCGAACACGGCGGCCGCGCCGCTCATGTCGCACTTCATCGTCTCGTTGTGGCCGGCCGGCTTCAGGGAGATGCCGCCCGAGTCGTAGGTGATGCCCTTGCCGACGAGCGCGAGCGTCTTGGCGCCCTTGGAGTGCGTGTAGGAGAGCTTGACCAGGCGCGGCGGGTTCTGGGAGCCCTGGCCGACGCCGAGGATGCCGCCGTAGCCGCCCTTGGCGAGCGCCTTCTCGTCGAGCACCTGCACCTTGATGCCGTGCTCCTTGCCGGCGGCCGTGGCCACGGCGGCGAAGGCCTCGGGGGTGAGGTCGTTCGGCGGGGTGTTGACCAGATCGCGGGCGCGGTTGATCTCCTCGGTGAGCGCGACCGCGCGCTCGGCGGCGGCCTTGAACGCCTTGTCACGCGGCTTGGCACCCAGCAGGGCGACCTCGGCCAGCGGCTTCTTCGCGCCGTTCGCGTCGGCCGTGCCCTGGTACGCGGTGAAGGCGTACGCGCCGAGCAGCGCACCCTCGGCGATGGCCTCCGCGTCCTCCACGGACTCTATGGGCAGCGCGAAAGCGGCCTTCTTGGTGCCGGACAGCGCACGCGCCGCGACACCGGCCGCGCGGCGCAGCGCCTCGGCGCCGTACGCCTCGCCGTCCTCAGGGGCCGCGCCCAGACCGACGGCCACCACGACCGGGGTCTTCAGGCCGGACGGCGCGGGGAGCTTGGTGATCTCGCCCTCGCCACCGCCGGCGCCGAGGGTCTCCAGGACGGAGGCGAGCTTGCCGTCGAACGCCTTGTCCACGGCCTCGGCGCCCGGCGCGACCACCGGGCCCTTGGCGCCCTTCGCCACGCCGACGACAAGGGCGTCGGCGCGCAGCGTCGCAGCGCCTGCAGTGCTGAGAGTGAGAGCAGTCACGGTGGTGAAATCTCGCTTCCGTTGAGTTCCGAGGGTGCGGCGAGGGCGGATCGACACCCCACACCGGACAAGAGCCTACGCGCGGCCGTATGTATCGCTCACGGCGGCGGCGGTTCACTCGTGCGTGGTGTCTCTTTCATGTTTCGCCCGGAGGTCGGCACCACTCGGCCACACTCACCACATTCGGGCGACGGGGCGTGGGTCCCGTCGTGTCATCGGCACGGAACTTCCCTACGTCTGCCAGGTGTTGGGGAAGCGTGCGAGGGGGGAGTCACATGGAGCAGCAGCGTGCGCGCGAGGCGGGACGCCGGTCCGGGACCGGGTCCGGCGGCGCCGACCGTCCGGCCGGCGGCGAGGCCGTCGTCGGCCGCCGCCCCGAGGCGCAGACGTTCGGTGGGGACGTGACGGCCTCGGCGGCTGACCGCCGCGGGCGTGCCGGCGGGCCCGCCCGCGCCCGCCGGGGCGCCACAGGGGCCCTCGGGAACGGCGGAGGGTCCGGAGGCGCCGGGAAGCGGCGCGCCCGGCCGCGCCCCGGCCGCGCGGCGGGCGGCCGTATCCTCGTCGCCGCGACCGCCGCCGTCACGCTGGCGGGGATCCTGCCCGCCGCACAGGCGGCCGCCGCGACGGTGCCGCGCATCGACCTCGTGGTGCTCGTCGTCGACGACGGGAGCGCGGCCGTCGACGCGATCGTCTCCGAACTGGCGGGCACGGGAGTGCCCCACCGGACGCTCGACCTGAACGACCCGGCCCGGCCCCGGGTCGACGCCTCCTTCCTCAGCGACACCGTGGACGGACGCCCGCGCGCCAGGTTCCAGGGCGTCGTCGTGCCCGACGAGGACCCGTTCGGGGCGGACACCACCACCGGGGCCGCGGAGAACGCCGCCCTCTTCGCGTACGAGCGGACCTTCGGGATCCGCCAGGTCGACGCCTACACCTGGTCCCACCCGGGCGTCGGGCTGGAGTACGTCGACAACGGCGGCTACGCCGGCGTGCTGGACGGCGCGCGCAGCGCGGTGACCGCCGCCGGGCGTTCCGGAGTGTTCGGTTACCTCGACGGGCCCGTCACCTTCGAGGACAACTCGCCGCTCGTCGCCGAGAGCTACGGCTACGCGGGCCGCCCCCGGGAAGGATTCACCAGCCTCCTCGACGCACCCGTCGGCGACGGCTCCGCCCGCGCGAGCCTGATCGGCGAGTACACGCACGACGGCCGCCGCGAGCTGGTGGTGACCTTCGCGTACAACCGCCACCAGCGGCAGTTCCGTGTGCTCGCGCGCGGCATCGTCGAATGGCTCACCCAGGGCGTCCACCTCGGGCAGAGCCGCAACTACTTCTCCGTCCACATCGACGACGTCTTCGCGCCCGACGCCCGCTGGGACACCGTCCGCGACTGCACCCCCGGCGACATCGACTGCCCGGGCGGCGGCGAAGGGGCCGGTGCGCCGATCCGGATGACCGCTGCCGACGCCGCGCACGCGGCCGCCTGGCAGCGGAGCGCCGGGTTCACCCTCGACATGGTCCACAACGCGGGCGCCGGCGAGGAGTGGAAGGCGGAGCACGGAGGCAGCGATCCGCTCACCGACCGGCTGCTCGCCGACAAGGCGCAGTACCGCTGGATCAACCACACCTACACGCATCCGTTCCTCGGCTGTGTGCAGGACGCGTCCACCGTGCCCTGGAAGTGCGCGACGGACACCGCGGGCAACACCCGCTGGGTCGGCCGTGCCGAAATCTCCGCGCAGATCCGCGACAACCACGACTGGGCCGTGCGCAAGGGCCTCCCCGTCGACCGCACCGAACTCGTCACCGGTGAGCACTCCGGCCTGAAGACCCTGCCGCAGCAGCCGGTGGACAACCCGCACCTCGCCGGCGCCCTCGCCGACAACGGGGTGAAGTGGATCGCGAGCGACAACTCCCGCGAGCCGCGGCAGCGCCCGGTCGGCGCCGCGCAGACCGTGCCACGGCACCCCATGAACGTGTACTACAACGTGGGCACCGCGGCCGAGATGACCGACGAGTACAACTGGATCTACACGGCCGCCGCCGACGGCGGCAGCGGAGTCTGCGAGACCAACCCCGCCTCCACCTGCCTGCCGGAACCGCTCGACACCACGACCGGTTACGCCTCGTACATCGTCCCGCAGGAGGCCCGCACCGCCCTCGGCCACGTCGTCGCCAACGATCCCCGCCCGCACTACGTGCACCAGTCCAACCTCGCCGAGGAACGCCTCCTGTACCCCGTGCTCGACAGGGTGCTGGCCGACTACCGTGGCCTGTTCGCCGACAGCGCCCCGGTCGTCAACCCCCGCCAGCGGGAGGCCGGTACGGAACTCCAGCGGCGCGCCGCGTGGGAGCGGGCGCTCGCGGACGGCAGGGTCACCGCCTACCGCATCGGCGGCACGGTCACCGTCAAGGCGCCCTCCGGTGTCGCCGCACCCGTCACCGCCCCGGAAGGCACCCGTAAGCAACGGCTGCTGACCACCACGGTGTTCGGCTCCGCCTACGCCGGGACGCGCTCCGAGTGGACCACGCCCGAACTGCTCCAGTCGGCGATCACGCTCCGGCTGCCGTCCTGACCCGACGGCGCGAACCGGCCACCGCCGACCATCGTCCTGGGGGGACACCATCCATGCCGAGCTGCGGCCGTCATGTCACCATGCTCACCGAAGGCACCTATCCGCACGCCCACGGCGGCGTCTCCACCTGGTGCGACCAACTGGTGCGCGGAATGCCGGAGGTCGACTTCCAGGTGGTCTCCCTCACCGGCGGCGGACGCGAGCCGGTCACCTGGGAGATGCCGCGGAACGTCTACCGGCACACGGTGTTCCCGCTGTGGGGGCCGGAGCCGGCCCGCCGCCGGCTGCCGCGGCGGGACCGTGAACGCTTCCTCGGCGTCCACGAACACCTCCTGCTGTCGATCCTCGACCCGTCGGCCGGCTGCGACTTCGGCGAGGCGCTGGACGGCCTCGCCGGCTACGCACGCGCCGGGCAGCTGACGGCGGCGCTCCGCTCCGAGTCCGCGCTGCGGTCGCTGATGTGGGCCTGGACCATGCCGCACCTGGAGCTGTCCGCGGCCCGGCCCACCGTGCACGACGCGCTCACGGCCCTCGATCTGCTGGAGCACACCCTCCGGCCGCTCGCCGCACGGATACCCGACGACTCGATCGCCCACGCCGTCAGCGGCGGCCTCGCCACCCTGCCGGCGCTGGCCGCCCAGCGCCTCGACGGCGTGCCGTTCCTGCTCACCGAGCACGGCATCTATCTCCGCGAGCGCTACCTCTGGTACCGCGGCGAGGCCCAGCGGGCGCCGGTGAAGGCGCTGATGCTGGGCTTCTACCGAGAACTCAGCTCGCTCGGCTACCGGCGCGCCGACCTCATCACCCCGTGCAACCGGTACAACCGGCGGTGGGAGAAACGGGGCGGCGCGCCCGACGACCGCGTTCGCACCGTCTACAACGGGGTCGACCCGCACGCCTTCCCCGACGCCGGCCCGGAACCCGAGGTGCCGACGATCGCCTGGGCCGGCCGCATCGACCCCATCAAGGACCTCCGGACACTGATCCGGGCCTACGCGATGGTGCGCGCCGAACTCCCCGACGTACGGCTCCGCCTGTTCGGCGGCGTCCCCGCCGGCGGTGAGGCCTACCGCATCCGGATGGAGAAACTCGCCGCCGAGCTGGGGGTCGTGGACGGGATCAGCTGGGAGGGACGGATCAGCGACGTGGCGCGCGCCTACGCGTCGGGGAGCGTGGTGCTGCTCTCGTCGATCAGCGAAGGGTTCCCCTTCTCGCTCATCGAGGCGATGTCCTGCGGCCGTGCCACCGTGTCCACCGACGTCGGCGGGGTCCGGGAGGCGGTCGGCGACACGGGCCTCGTCGTGCCGCCGCGTGAGCCCGCGCTGATGGCGGAGGCGACGCTCGGCCTGCTGCGGGACGCCGGACGGCGGGCAGAGTTCGGCCGGCTCGCCCGGCAGCGGGTCGTCGACCGGTTCACGCTCCGGCGCTCGGTGGACGCGTTCCGCCGGATCTACCTCGAACTGGCCGGGTTCCCCGAGCCGGTGACACGTCCCGTCGCGGAGGCCACAGACGCCGCAGGGGCGGCGTGCGCGGAGACCGCAGAGGCGGCCCTGCGGTGAGCGCAACGCCACCCGCCGCTCCGGCCGACCCGATCGGCGAACTCGCCCACCGCATGGACGGCGTGATCGCCCGTGCCGTCCACCCCGACGAGATCGCCGCCGTCCTCGAATCGGACGGCATGACGGACGACCACATCCGCAGCACGTACGGCCGCGCCGACTCGTTCGCACTCGCGGAGGCGCTCCACGAGAGGGTCCCGCGCCGCTACCCGGAGCCTTCGCCACCCGCCGCCGATCCGTGGTGGGCCGGGCTCCTCGGCTGTCTGCTGCGCGGTCTCGTCTTCGCTCTCCCGGGTCTCGCGTACACGCTGGCCGCCCCGCTGCTCGAGGGTGCGGCCCTCGGCCCGCTGCTGGCCGGCGCGCTCACCGGCTGGGCCTGGAACCAGGCACTGTCCCACCGGGCCCACTCCTGGTCGGCCTTGGGCGACCGGCCCGCCGCGCTCCGCTGCCTGCGCACGGGCACCGCGGCGGGCGCTCTGCTGAGCACCGCGGCGGCCGTCGTGTGCGCCGGACCGGGCCAGGGGCACACCGCCGTGTTCGCGTCGGCGCAGGCGCTGTACGGGTCGGCGGCGACGGCCCTGCTGGTACTGGGCCGTGAACGGGCGCTGCTGTACGCGCTCCTGCCGACGGCCGGGGGCACGGTCGTGACCCTTCTCCACGACCTGCCGCCGTGGTCCCGGTCGGCGCTCCTGCTGGCGTCCCTGGCGGCGGCCACCGGCCTGGCGGTCCACGCCACGCGCCCCGAGTCCTCCGTGACCGGCCGAAACCGTGCCCGCCGACCGGCCGGAACGGCGCGGGACCGGCCCGGAGCTCCGACGGCACGGCCCCGGCCGCCGCACCGGCCACGGGTCCTCGCGTCCCTGCCGTACGGGGTGTTCGGACTCGGGGCCGGAACCCTGGTGCTGTACACCGCTCTCGGGGACGTGCTCGCGGGCCGTACGGGCGCGGCTGTCGCCGCGCCCGCCGCCGTGGCGCTGACCCTGAGCATGGGGCCGGCCGAATGGCTGCTCCGCCGCTTCCGCGACGGGACCGTCGCCGGGCTGCGCGCGAGCATCACACGCGGGGAGTTCCGCCGGTGCACCGCCGCGGTCCTCGCGGAGTGTCTCTGCGGGTATCTCGCGACCCTGTTCGCCATCGCCGTGGCCGGGACCGTGCTGTGGCCCGGCGCCCCCGCGCTCGGCGGGGTGCGGTCGGCCACCCTGCTGCTCGTCGGCGCGGTGCTGTGGACCGGGCTGCTGCTCCAGTCGTCCGGAGCGGCGAACCAGGTCGCGGCGGTCTGCGCCGGGGCCGCCGCCGTGCAGACCCTCGCGCTGCTCACCGGGACCGGCGGCCCCGCGCTCGTCGGGCTGTGCGTGGCCGCCGCGTCGGCCTCCGTGCTCGCCGTACTCGTCTGTGTTCTGCTGGGCCGTGCCACCGCCCACCGTCTCTGACTCAGGAAGCGCCCGTGAAAAGCCTGTTGGTGCCCTTCTACGAGCACCCCGCCGACCGGCCGGACGCCTGGGACGCCGTCGTCGCGGCTGCGTCCCGCCTCTACGGCGTCGTCCTCAATCCGGCCGACGGGCCCGGCACCGCACCCGACCCCGGGTTCGCCGCGGTCGCCGGTCGGCTACGGCGTGCGGGGGTGCGCGTACTCGGCTACACCGACACGGACTACGGCCGCCGCCCGCACGCCGACGTCGTGCGGGACCTGCTGCGCCACCGGGACTGGTACGGCGCCGACGGCGCATTCCTCGACCAGGTCTGCTCCGGGGCCGGCACCCTCGCCCACTACCGGCGGCTGGCGGCGGAGGCCCGGTCGGCGGGGGCGGCCACCGTGGCCCTCAACCACGGCGTGCACCCCGACCCGGGCTATGCCGGGTTCGCCGATCTGCTGGTCACCTTCGAGGGCCCGTGGGACGCGTACCGGGCCGCCGGCATCCCGTCCTGGACCGCGGCCCACCCGCCGGAACGGTTCTGTCATCTCGTCTACGCGGCCCCGCCCGGCGCACGCGCGGGTGCCGCGGTCCACTGCGTCGTCCCGGGCACCGGCGCCCACCCCTGGGGCACGCTCCCGCACCATCTGGAGCCCGCCCGGTGAAACGTTCGCCCTTCCTCCTCCTGGTCCTCCTGCTGGTCCTGCTCGCGGGATGCGCGAGTGCGCCCGACGACGACGAAAGCAGGCCGACGCGCCCTCCCCGGCCGGTGCGGCCCGCCGGCGAGCGGTGGCTGCCCGGCCCCGGCCTGGCGTGGCAGTGGCAGCTCAGCGGCCGCCTCGATCCGACCGTCGACGTGCCGGTCTACGACATCGACGGCTTCGACCACCCCGCCTCCGCCGTCGCCGACCTGCACCGCCGCGGCCGCAAGGTCATCTGCTACCTCTCCACGGGCGCCTGGGAGGACTTCCGCCCCGACGCCGACCGGTTCCCGAAGTCGCTCCTCGGCCGCGGCAACGGCTGGGAGGGCGAGCGCTGGCTCGACATCCGCCGCACCGACCTCCTCGAACCGCTGATGGCCGAACGGCTCGACATGTGCAGGGACAAGGGCTTCGACGCGGTGGAGCCGGACAACATGGACGGCTACGCCAACCGCACCGGCTTCCCCCTCACGGCCGGCGACCAGCTCCGCTACAACCGCCTGATCGCCCGCCTCGCCCAGGAACGGGGTCTGTCCGTCGGCCTCAAGAACGATCTCGACCAGATCCCCGAACTGGTCGGCGACTTCGACTTCGCGGTCAACGAACAGTGCGCGGAGCACGACGAGTGCGCCGCGCTCAGCCCGTTCGTCCGCGCGGGCAAGGCGGTCTTCCACGTCGAGTACGAGCTGCCGACGCGGGAGTTCTGCCCCACGACGCGGTCGCTCGGACTCAGCTCGATGCTCAAGAGGTACGAACTGGGAGTGTGGCGCGAGCCCTGCCCGTGACGTGGCGGGTCAGCGGGAGAGGACGTAGCAGCCGGCGACCTGGACGCCGCCCTCTCCCCAGCCGTCCTCACCGGGCCAGGTGAACCAGTAGTGCGGCTGCTGGTTCAAGGACGCGTCGAAGACCGGGTGCGCGGGCGTCTGCTCCTTCTCGGCACCACCGGAGCAGGCGGTGCGGAGCACGATCGCCGCGGCGGCCGCGGCGAGCATCGAAAAGAGGAGGACGTGTGGTCACGGCGTTCGGACCGCTCGCTCTCCGGTGGGTTGTACGTCCCAGGGTCACGGAACGGAAACGGCGTCAGCCCAGCGCCAGCGCCACCAGGGCCACCGCGCCCGCCGTCTCCGCCAGCGCCCCGAACACATCGCCCGTCACCCCACCGAAGCGCCGCACGCAGTGCCTCAGCAGGAGCTGGGCGGCCAGCAGACCGGCCGCCACCGCGAGGACGTGGTGCAGCGCCTCGTACGGTCCGAAGAGCGCGCCCGCGCCCGCAGCGCAGATGCCCACCACGGCGCCCACGGCGAGTGCCGCCCGTAGGGGAACGGCCCCCGCGACCGCCGCCCCCAGGCCCTCGGGGCGGGCCGGAGGGACACCGGGACGGCAGGCGAGGGTCAGCGCGAGACGGGCGGTGACGGCCGTCAATGCCGCGGCCGTCGCGCCCAGCGCCCAGCTCCGCGCGTACAGTTCGGCCAGCGCGGCGACCTGTCCGAGCAGCACGAACAGCAGCGTGATCACGCCGAACGGCCCGACGTCGGACTGCTTCATGATGCGCAGCGCGTCCTCCGCGGGCCTGCCGCTGCCGAGCCCGTCGGCCGTGTCCGCGAGCCCGTCGAGATGCAGGCCCCGGGTGAGCGCGGCCGGCACCGCCGCCGTGGCCACCGCGGCCAGGAGCGGCCCCGAACCCAGCAGCGCCAGGAGTCCGCCGGCCGCCGCGGCGGACAGCCCGACCACGAGCCCCGCGAGCGGCGCGCACAGCATCCCGGCACGCGCGGCTTCGCGGTCCCAGCGGGTGACACGGACGGGGAGCACGGTGAGGGTGCCGAAAGCGAAACGTATGCCGTGCGCAGAGGCCGCGGCGGCGGTCCGAGGAGTCATCGCGCGAAGGGTAGCCCGAGCCTCATGGCGGTAAATTGCGCATACTGCGCGAAGCGTTCTAAACAGGAGCGGGTGGCATGGGTCACTGGTTTTACCGCAACATCCTGGAACCCGGGAAGCTGCCGATGCTGCTCGCGCTGGCCTCCTTCGTGGTCACGTTCCTGCTCACACGCATGGTCACCCGGCTGATCAGGGCGGGCCGGGGGCCGTTCAAGAACGTCACTCCCGGCGGGATGCACATCCACCATGTGGTGCCCGGCGTGGTCCTCACCGTGGTCGGCGGCTTCGGTGCCGTGGGCAGCGGAAGACACGGCGTCGGCGCCGCCGTCTGCGCGGTGGTCTTCGGGATGGGAGCCGGCCTGGTCCTCGACGAGTTCGCCCTGCTCCTCCATCTGGACGACGTCTACTGGACGGAAGAGGGCCGCAAGAGCGTCGAGGTCGTCGTCCTCGCCGCTGCGCTCGCGGGGCTGGTGATCAGCGGGTCCGCGCCGTTCGAGGTGGAGTCGCTCACGGCCGACGAACGCCAGAACCGGGCCACGGTCGTCCTCACTCTCGTGATCAACTTCCTGCTGGCCCTCATCGCCCTTCTCAAGGGCAAACTCCGGATGGGCCTCATCGGCGTGCTCGTGCCGTTGGTGGCACTGGTCGGGGCTGTACGGCTCGCCCGCCCCGCGTCGTACTGGGCCCGCAGATTCTACCGGCGCCGCCCGAAGGCCCGCGCCAGGGCGAGACTGCGTTCGGTCCGCCACGACCGGCGCTGGGCGAAACCGCGCCGGGCGTTCCAGGACCTGATCGGCGGGGCGCCGGACCAGGAGCCGCCCCGCGAGCCGTGACCGCGCAACCCGGTCTCCGGCGACCTCGGCCGCCGTGCGTCACATCGCCCCGGTCTCCTCCGCCGTCTCCGCCGCCGCCTCCGGATCCGCCGTTCCGGGACGCTCCGGCAATTCCGCCGCCAGCGCGGCCGCCGCCTGCACCAACGGGAGCGCCAACATCGCGCCCGCCCCCTCGCCCACCGTCACGCCGTGGTCGAGCACCGGATTGAGCGCCATCCGGTCCAACGCCTTCGTCTGCGCCGGCTCGCCGCTCACCTGCCCCGCGATCCACCAGTCCGGCGCACGGAACGCCGCCCGCTGCCCCACCAGCGCACACGCCGCAGACACCACGCCGTCCAGGATCACCGGCATCCGGCGCACCGCGCTCTGCAACAGGAACCCGGTCGTCGCCGCCAGGTCCGCGCCGCCCACCGCCGCCAGCAGCTCCAGCTGATCACCCAGCACGGGCCGGGCCCGCCGCAAGGCGTCCCGGATCGCCGCGCACTTGCGCATCCAGGCCAGGTCGTCGATGCCGGCCCCGCCGCGCCCCGTCACCACGGACGCGTCCGTGCCGCACAGCGCCGCGATCAGCGTCGCCGCCGGTGTCGTACCGCCCACGCTCAGGTCGCCGAGGACCACGAGGTCCGTACCCGCGTCGGCCTCCTCGTCGGCGATCGCCATGCCGAGGCGCACCGCCTGCTCCGCCTCCTCGGGAGTGAGCGCGTCCTCGATGTCGATACGGCCGCTGCCGCGCCGCACCCGGTGACGCGACACCTGCTCCGGCAGCAGATCCGGGTCGCAGTCCAGACCCGCGTCGACGATCCGCACCGGCACGCCCGCCCGGCGGGCCAGTACGGCCACCGGGCTCGCGCCCTCCAGCACGCCTCGCACCAGCCGGTGCGCCGTACCCGACTCCCGTGCCGACACGCCGAGTTCCGCGACGCCGTGGTCGCCGGCGAACAGCACCGCACGCGGCCGCTCGATCGCCTTGACCGGGACGGACGCCTGCGCGGCGGCCAGCCACTCGCCCAGCTCGTCGAGACGGCCCAGCGCACCCGGCGGCACGATCAGCCGCTCCCGGCGTTCCTCGGCGTCACGCCGCGTACCGCTGTCCGGGCGCTCGATCAGATCGGAGAAGTCGTCGAGATTCAGCCTGCTCATTCGCCGAACAGTACCGGCACGCGCCGACGCGCGGACGGCCGACCGGGGACCGTGCCGCGACGGCCCGGGCCCGCCTCGGGCGGACCTCAGCCCCGGAGCACCAGCGCCTGGCCCGCGACCACCAGCAGCACGTGCTCGCACTCGTCCGCGAACGCCGCGTTCAGCCGGCCCAGCTCGTC
Coding sequences within it:
- a CDS encoding leucyl aminopeptidase produces the protein MTALTLSTAGAATLRADALVVGVAKGAKGPVVAPGAEAVDKAFDGKLASVLETLGAGGGEGEITKLPAPSGLKTPVVVAVGLGAAPEDGEAYGAEALRRAAGVAARALSGTKKAAFALPIESVEDAEAIAEGALLGAYAFTAYQGTADANGAKKPLAEVALLGAKPRDKAFKAAAERAVALTEEINRARDLVNTPPNDLTPEAFAAVATAAGKEHGIKVQVLDEKALAKGGYGGILGVGQGSQNPPRLVKLSYTHSKGAKTLALVGKGITYDSGGISLKPAGHNETMKCDMSGAAAVFAAVVAAARLGLAVNVTGWLALAENMPSGSATRPGDVLRMYSGKTVEVLNTDAEGRLVLADALTRASEENPDAIVDVATLTGAMVLALGNRTFGIMANDDAFRTSIHEIAEEVGEASWPMPLPSELRKGMDSPTADIANMGERMGGGLVAGLFLKEFVGEGITWAHLDIAGPAFHEGAPFGYTPKGGTGSSIRTLVKLAERTAAGDLG
- the pelF gene encoding GT4 family glycosyltransferase PelF; this translates as MPSCGRHVTMLTEGTYPHAHGGVSTWCDQLVRGMPEVDFQVVSLTGGGREPVTWEMPRNVYRHTVFPLWGPEPARRRLPRRDRERFLGVHEHLLLSILDPSAGCDFGEALDGLAGYARAGQLTAALRSESALRSLMWAWTMPHLELSAARPTVHDALTALDLLEHTLRPLAARIPDDSIAHAVSGGLATLPALAAQRLDGVPFLLTEHGIYLRERYLWYRGEAQRAPVKALMLGFYRELSSLGYRRADLITPCNRYNRRWEKRGGAPDDRVRTVYNGVDPHAFPDAGPEPEVPTIAWAGRIDPIKDLRTLIRAYAMVRAELPDVRLRLFGGVPAGGEAYRIRMEKLAAELGVVDGISWEGRISDVARAYASGSVVLLSSISEGFPFSLIEAMSCGRATVSTDVGGVREAVGDTGLVVPPREPALMAEATLGLLRDAGRRAEFGRLARQRVVDRFTLRRSVDAFRRIYLELAGFPEPVTRPVAEATDAAGAACAETAEAALR
- a CDS encoding spherulation-specific family 4 protein, translated to MKSLLVPFYEHPADRPDAWDAVVAAASRLYGVVLNPADGPGTAPDPGFAAVAGRLRRAGVRVLGYTDTDYGRRPHADVVRDLLRHRDWYGADGAFLDQVCSGAGTLAHYRRLAAEARSAGAATVALNHGVHPDPGYAGFADLLVTFEGPWDAYRAAGIPSWTAAHPPERFCHLVYAAPPGARAGAAVHCVVPGTGAHPWGTLPHHLEPAR
- a CDS encoding endo alpha-1,4 polygalactosaminidase codes for the protein MKRSPFLLLVLLLVLLAGCASAPDDDESRPTRPPRPVRPAGERWLPGPGLAWQWQLSGRLDPTVDVPVYDIDGFDHPASAVADLHRRGRKVICYLSTGAWEDFRPDADRFPKSLLGRGNGWEGERWLDIRRTDLLEPLMAERLDMCRDKGFDAVEPDNMDGYANRTGFPLTAGDQLRYNRLIARLAQERGLSVGLKNDLDQIPELVGDFDFAVNEQCAEHDECAALSPFVRAGKAVFHVEYELPTREFCPTTRSLGLSSMLKRYELGVWREPCP
- the cobS gene encoding adenosylcobinamide-GDP ribazoletransferase codes for the protein MTPRTAAAASAHGIRFAFGTLTVLPVRVTRWDREAARAGMLCAPLAGLVVGLSAAAAGGLLALLGSGPLLAAVATAAVPAALTRGLHLDGLADTADGLGSGRPAEDALRIMKQSDVGPFGVITLLFVLLGQVAALAELYARSWALGATAAALTAVTARLALTLACRPGVPPARPEGLGAAVAGAVPLRAALAVGAVVGICAAGAGALFGPYEALHHVLAVAAGLLAAQLLLRHCVRRFGGVTGDVFGALAETAGAVALVALALG
- the cobT gene encoding nicotinate-nucleotide--dimethylbenzimidazole phosphoribosyltransferase gives rise to the protein MSRLNLDDFSDLIERPDSGTRRDAEERRERLIVPPGALGRLDELGEWLAAAQASVPVKAIERPRAVLFAGDHGVAELGVSARESGTAHRLVRGVLEGASPVAVLARRAGVPVRIVDAGLDCDPDLLPEQVSRHRVRRGSGRIDIEDALTPEEAEQAVRLGMAIADEEADAGTDLVVLGDLSVGGTTPAATLIAALCGTDASVVTGRGGAGIDDLAWMRKCAAIRDALRRARPVLGDQLELLAAVGGADLAATTGFLLQSAVRRMPVILDGVVSAACALVGQRAAFRAPDWWIAGQVSGEPAQTKALDRMALNPVLDHGVTVGEGAGAMLALPLVQAAAALAAELPERPGTADPEAAAETAEETGAM